A stretch of Telopea speciosissima isolate NSW1024214 ecotype Mountain lineage chromosome 11, Tspe_v1, whole genome shotgun sequence DNA encodes these proteins:
- the LOC122645880 gene encoding uncharacterized protein LOC122645880, with the protein MGKAAKEHMSRLLSSHLNNIHETLQVLYQTPAASLEKVSWDEVIQMGEQVSKQATVAGVLWTGEAPDVKELEENMGVYFNMLQGLLLLTHGSTVGAGPTLCSSTHASAQQIVNCSFSLMKEAVTSFGSRNKDGKLSIPHLAGTVWDACNALKKAPTTNYTAIGRAITQVAVSVKDVLREMKELKPASSDPADEMHNEAAADAENEPDNHESSSESDLGNDLSSDEMKIAQLAIDVVSDTLIVLKELIRFISSLLKLLDSNKNSHSVDSLERLLKISQGIGVQVDELGASLYPPQEVPALKTAAEKISVGINEMKAEVSSFIGPSEGFLQACEALDSSVRVLESKLSSSTPDTTDLQTKMQSVSISM; encoded by the exons ATGGGAAAAGCCGCAAAGGAGCACATGAGCAGACTACTAAGTTCTCATCTGAATAACATTCATGAGACCTTACAG GTTCTCTATCAAACACCTGCTGCTTCTCTGGAAAAGGTAAGTTGGGACGAGGTAATACAAATGGGGGAGCAAGTATCAAAACAAGCTACAGTag CTGGAGTGCTATGGACAGGAGAAGCACCGGATGTGAAAGAGCTGGAGGAGAACATGGGAGTATATTTCAACATGCTTCAGGGTCTCCTTCTACTTACCCATGGGAGTACTGTGGGTGCTGGTCCAACCCTTTGTTCTAGCACCCATGCATCCGCACAGCAAATTGTTAACTGCAGCTTTTCATTAATGAAAGAGGCTGTTACTTCTTTTG GATCTCGTAACAAAGATGGTAAGTTGTCAATCCCACATTTGGCTGGCACTGTTTGGGATGCTTGTAATGCTCTTAAGAAGGCTCCAACCACGAACTACACCGCCATTGGACGAGCAATAACACAGGTTGCAGTATCAGTCAAGGATGTATTGCGTGAAATGAAAGAGCTCAAGCCAGCTTCTTCTGATCCAGCAGATGAAATGCACAATGAGGCTGCTGCAGATGCAGAAAATGAACCAGATAATCATGAAAGTTCAAGTGAGAGTGATCTTGGTAATGATCTGTCCTCTGATGAGATGAAAATTGCCCAGTTGGCCATTGATGTGGTATCTGACACACTCATTGTCCTCAAGGAACTTATCCGCTTCATTAGCAGTCTGCTTAAACTGTTAGATTCCAATAAAAACAGTCACTCTGTTGattccttggagaggttgttaAAAATCTCTCAAGGGATTGGGGTTCAGGTTGATGAGCTCGGAGCTAGTCTCTACCCCCCACAGGAGGTTCCTGCATTGAAAACAGCAGCAGAGAAAATTTCTGTTGGAATTAATGAAATGAAGGCAGAAGTCAGCAGCTTTATAGGACCCTCAGAAGGATTCTTGCAGGCATGCGAAGCTTTAGACAGTTCAGTTAGAGTGCTTGAATCTAAATTAAGCTCGTCAACCCCAGATACTACTGATCTACAAACCAAAATGCAAAGTGTTTCTATCAGCATGTAA
- the LOC122645884 gene encoding uncharacterized protein LOC122645884 yields the protein MESITSSELAGFGVGTLLLCATIAAPKIDALISASQRSSLGMCKRCGDLRIIACSRCKGAGSIRQVGPFSFSPVDDIYQLVGGSGTKVRSISCANCQAKGHMCCPICS from the exons ATGGAAAGCATCACATCAAGTGAATTGGCAGGGTTTGGAGTTGGGACTTTGCTGCTGTGTGCTACAATTGCTGCCCCCAAGATTGATGCCCTCATTTCAGCTTCCCAAAGGAG TTCATTGGGTATGTGCAAGAGATGTGGTGACTTGAGGATCATAGCATGCTCAAGATGTAAAGGGGCTGGCTCTATTAGACAAGTTGGGCCATTCAGTTTTAGCCCAGTGGATGACATCTATCAGTTGGTTGGTGGTAGTGGTACAAAGGTGAGGTCCATTTCATGTGCCAATTGTCAAGCCAAAGGACACATGTGTTGCCCTATTTGCTCTTAA
- the LOC122645876 gene encoding protein DETOXIFICATION 12-like has product MEEALWAKERGGGGEVLKWRVIVEEMKNVGYLAGPMVAVTLSQFLLQVISVMMVGHLGELELSSTAIATSLTSVTGFSLILGMASALETLCGQAYGAQQYRKLGIHTYSAIVSLTLVCLPLSLIWVSLGKLLSLIGQDPLISAEAGKYAVWLIPALLAYATLQPLIRYFQSQSMILPMLLSSCATLLFHIPLCWILVYKSGLKNVGAALAIGISYWLNTIFLIMYMKYSPSCEKTRVPFSMEAFKGVGEFFRLAIPSAVMVCLEWWSFELLVLLSGLLPNPELETSVLSVCLTTISMLYTIPYGVGAAASTRVSNELGAGNPHAARRAVCVVMVIAVTETLLVSSTLFSCRHILGYAYSNEKEVIKYVMEMTPLICISVIMDSMQGVLSGVARGCGWQHLGAYVNLGAFYLVGIPIAAVLAFHLHFRGKGLWIGILIGSTVQSAMLALITGCTNWQKQAIKARERIFEGRFSLENGLK; this is encoded by the exons ATGGAGGAGGCTTTGTGGgcgaaggagagaggag gaggaggagaGGTTTTGAAATGGAGAGTGATCGTGGAGGAAATGAAGAACGTTGGATACTTAGCAGGTCCAATGGTGGCGGTCACACTGTCGCAGTTCCTGCTTCAGGTCATCTCTGTCATGATGGTCGGCCACCTCGGTGAGCTTGAACTCTCCAGCACCGCCATCGCCACTTCCCTCACCAGCGTTACCGGCTTCAGTCTCATC TTAGGAATGGCAAGTGCACTGGAAACCCTGTGTGGACAAGCTTATGGAGCACAACAATATAGAAAGCTTGGGATTCATACTTACAGCGCCATTGTCTCTCTCACCTTGGTTTGTCTCCCTCTTTCCCTCATATGGGTTTCCTTGGGAAAGCTGCTTTCTTTAATAGGCCAGGACCCTTTAATCTCAGCTGAAGCTGGCAAATATGCTGTGTGGCTTATTCCTGCTCTACTAGCTTATGCCACCCTTCAACCACTCATCAGATACTTCCAGTCTCAAAGTATGATCCTTCCCATGCTTTTAAGCTCCTGCGCAACTCTGCTTTTCCACATCCCCCTTTGTTGGATCCTAGTATATAAGTCAGGATTAAAAAACGTTGGAGCTGCATTAGCAATCGGCATATCCTATTGGTTGAACACGATCTTCCTCATAATGTACATGAAGTACTCTCCCTCCTGTGAGAAAACTCGTGTGCCATTCTCGATGGAGGCATTCAAAGGTGTCGGCGAGTTCTTCCGACTCGCTATCCCGTCTGCTGTgatggtttg TCTTGAGTGGTGGTCTTTTGAGCTGCTTGTCTTGTTGTCTGGGCTTTTACCAAATCCAGAGCTCGAGACTTCAGTACTTTCTGTCTG CCTCACCACCATCTCAATGCTCTATACAATACCATATGGAGTTGGTGCTGCCGCAAG CACACGAGTTTCAAATGAATTAGGAGCTGGCAACCCACATGCGGCTCGTAGGGCTGTCTGTGTCGTGATGGTTATTGCAGTTACAGAGACTCTCTTAGTAAGTTCGACCCTGTTTTCCTGCCGACATATTCTTGGTTATGCTTACAGCAATGAGAAGGAAGTCATAAAGTACGTCATGGAGATGACTCCTCTAATTTGTATCTCAGTTATCATGGACAGCATGCAAGGGGTGCTTTCAG GTGTTGCTAGAGGATGTGGTTGGCAGCATTTAGGGGCCTATGTCAACCTTGGGGCTTTCTATCTTGTGGGGATTCCTATAGCTGCTGTATTGGCTTTCCATCTACATTTCAGAGGAAAGGGCTTGTGGATTGGAATTCTGATTGGGTCTACTGTACAATCAGCTATGCTAGCACTTATAACAGGCTGCACAAATTGGCAAAAGCAG GCAATCAAGGCAAGGGAGAGGATATTTGAGGGAAGATTTTCACTAGAGAATGGATTAAAGTGA